The Corynebacterium felinum DNA segment GGTCAGGGTGTTGATGCGGTTGGTCAGCAAAGCAACCTGAGCCTCAGGAGAACCGGTGTCGGTCTCGTGCAGGCCGTACTCAGCCAGGATTGCCTTCTTCTGCTCAGCGTTCAGAGCCATAGGAATACTCCTCAGATATATTTCAGTCCACATAAAACAAAACCGACAACCCACACCCATACAAGAGCATGGGATTTACCGGTGAAACTTAAACTGCTGCGGACCGCAGTAAAAGAACCTTAAGAACTATAGCACACAAAAAGCCTAGGCGGACACATTCGCCCCAGCAGCAACCTTGCCCACGCGCGCCATAAACTCCTTCAAGAAGCGCTCAACATCAACGCCGGTAGCAACCTTGGCATTCTTCACTGGATCATTCAGGCGAGTCTCATCACCAATGGTGCGGCCACGGGTCGCCCCTTCAGTGTCAACCTTCAAGTTGATCGGCAACAATTGCACTAATGAAGGATCAACAGCAACACCTACTGCCAGCGGGTCGTGCAGGCCACAACCACCCAAATGAGGTGCAGTGGTGTCATAAGCCTTGATGTAATAGTCAGTAGCATCGGCCAAGAAGGCACCGGCCTTCGTGCCCAAAGCACGCCACTTCTTCGTCTCTTCATACGTCAGCAACGTTTGAAGAGTCACGTCCAAGCCAATCATTGTAATATCGGCGCAGCCACGCACCATCATGTCGGCAGCTTCAGGGTCCTGGTTGATATTCGCCTCCGCCCAAGGGCTGACATTGCCAGGCACAGTTAGTGCGCCACCCATGAACACAATATGCGCATTCGCAGCAAAGGAAGGATCCTTTTCCATAGCCGCAGCAATATTGGTCATTGCGCCAGTTGGAACAATCACCAAATCCTCACCGTAGGTGGCTACGGACTCGATAAGAAAATCTACCGCACTCTTGGTCTGCACAGTTGCCTTCGGCTCAGCAACCTCCACCTCACCAATACCGTTACGTCCATGGATGAACGCCGAGATTTCCAACACCTCGAAACTATCCTTTGCACGCGCATGCTCCACACCCGCAAACACTGGAACATCAGGACGCCCAAACAGCTCAAGCAACGCTAGATCATTGCGCACACCAGTTTCCACCAACACGTTGCCGTAGGTGGCGGTGATACCAATCAACTCAAACTCTTCACTGCCAAGGGCGTAGGCCAAGGCCAAAGCATCATCAATGCCGGTATCGAGATCTAAAATGAGCTTTTTCTTTGCTCCATCAACCACAATATTCACCTCTACTTTTACTGGGAGTTGAAGGTGACGTCGTCACGCTGAACAATCTCAAGCGTGGTGCGCACATCACCCTTAATTGTTTCCACTAATTCCTCAACGCTACTGAAAGTAAGCATGTCACGCACGAAATCAACAAACTCCACCTCAACAGTGTGCCCGTACAAGTCAGCGTCCTGATTAATCACATAACTTTCAACACTTCGGCGGGCATCACCGAAAGTGGGATTATCGCCGACCGAAATCGCCGCAGGATAGCGCACACCCGGCTGCATATCGCCCTCGACCGGCGCGGTCGAGACAATGCGCAACCAGCCGGCATACACGCCGTCTTTCGGCAACGCCACGGAATCAGGGAAATACAAGTTCGCGGTAGGGAATCCCAGCTCTTTGCCGCCACGACCAGCGCCGCGCACGACTTCCCCACTGACGCTAAAGGTGCGCCCCAACGCCCAGTTTGCGCGCGCAACATCGCCTTGGGCAAGCAGCCCACGAATCATGGTGGAGCAAATAATCTCGTCTTCTTCCTCCAACAAGTTTAAGACGAACACCTCAACCCCGTACTTTTCCCCCAGCTCCTGGAGAGTGTCGGTGGTGCCTGCAGCCTTGTACCCGAAGGTGAAATTCGAACCGACAACCACAGCTTTCGCTTGCAAGGAATTGACAATAACTTGAGTGAAAAACTCTTCGGGGCTAAGTCGCGCCATGTCCGCGCTAAAGCTCATTGCCAACATGTGGTCAATGCCTTCTGCTTCAGCCAGCTTCGCACGCTGCGCCACAGTGGCGAGCATTGGTGGGATCCGATCGGGGCGCAAAACCGCCAGCGGATGGGGATC contains these protein-coding regions:
- a CDS encoding nucleoside hydrolase encodes the protein MVDGAKKKLILDLDTGIDDALALAYALGSEEFELIGITATYGNVLVETGVRNDLALLELFGRPDVPVFAGVEHARAKDSFEVLEISAFIHGRNGIGEVEVAEPKATVQTKSAVDFLIESVATYGEDLVIVPTGAMTNIAAAMEKDPSFAANAHIVFMGGALTVPGNVSPWAEANINQDPEAADMMVRGCADITMIGLDVTLQTLLTYEETKKWRALGTKAGAFLADATDYYIKAYDTTAPHLGGCGLHDPLAVGVAVDPSLVQLLPINLKVDTEGATRGRTIGDETRLNDPVKNAKVATGVDVERFLKEFMARVGKVAAGANVSA
- a CDS encoding bifunctional riboflavin kinase/FAD synthetase, which encodes MNIWRGFDEIPSELRASVVTIGVFDGMHRGHKTLLDTAVGHGKKLGVPTVLLTFDPHPLAVLRPDRIPPMLATVAQRAKLAEAEGIDHMLAMSFSADMARLSPEEFFTQVIVNSLQAKAVVVGSNFTFGYKAAGTTDTLQELGEKYGVEVFVLNLLEEEDEIICSTMIRGLLAQGDVARANWALGRTFSVSGEVVRGAGRGGKELGFPTANLYFPDSVALPKDGVYAGWLRIVSTAPVEGDMQPGVRYPAAISVGDNPTFGDARRSVESYVINQDADLYGHTVEVEFVDFVRDMLTFSSVEELVETIKGDVRTTLEIVQRDDVTFNSQ